The segment TCACGGATATGCAGCTCCTGAATACATGGCAACCGGTAAGAGGCCTTTGGGATCGGTAAGATCGGGTTTTTCGGGtcggttagtttggtttggcCGGACCGAGTTGAATCAAAAAAGTACAGTCGGTTAGTttcgtttttaaaatttctgccgaagttaatcaatttttttgaattcgGTTAAATTTCGGTTTAAATGggttaaaatttgaataatttcaGGTAGTTCGGTTTGGATTTTGGTTAGTTAAGTTCGAAATTTTGGTTAAGATTGgctttcgaaattttttttcaattgctgAACCAAACCTCCTAACCGAACTGAACCGTAAACCGAAACCGTTCTGTTCTGATATTAACGGCAGGCCTACCTATTCTTCTTATGATTGATCACTTTGGATTGTCCTTAGGTCATCTAACAACAAAGAGTGATGTCTATAGCTTCGGTGTTGTCCTTCTGGAGCTCTTGTCTGGTCGCCGAGCTGTTGACAAGAACCGACCATCCGGAGAGAGGAACCTCGTGGAGTGGGCTAAACCATACCTAGCGAACAAAAGAAAGATATTCAGAGTCATCGACACTCGTCTTCAAGACCAATACTCAATGGAAGAAGCTTGCAAAGTGGCAATTCTCTCTCTGAGATGTCTCACCACAGAGACTAAGCTTAGACCAAACATGAGCGATGTAGTTTCCCACCTTGAACATATTCAGTCTTTGAACTCTGCTAGAAGAGGGATTATGGATAGGACAGAGAGAAGAATGCGTAGGAGAAGCGATAGCGTTGTCGGCAAGAAACCTAATGCAGGTTTTGCTAGACAGACCGCGGTGGGGAGTACACTTGTTGCTTATCCTCGCCCATCAGCCTCGCCGCTCTATGTCTGAAGGTGTAATTAAACACGTCTTGGTTATGAAGTGCATGTAATCATGTCCTGTTTATGGAGTTTGAATGTACAGTTTTGTCTTTGTTAATGTAAGGATTTAGTTCTATACAGTTCATCTTTCATTACATGAAGACAGACATTTAGTTTTGATCTTTTGTAACGATTCATTAACATAAGTTACACGACAAACAGACAAAAGAAAACGATACTAACGTGCCTTGGGGTTGACGTCAGAACCAAAGCTTAAGTTAATGTCTAGTGAACTTGTTGCGTTTATGTCTCTTGTCCTCTTGTTTTCAGATACCAGACACTCTTTCAGTTCATGAACTACATGTGACATGTTGGGTCTTTCTAAGGAAGAAGGAAACACACATGTCATTGCTAGTTCAAGAGCTTTCCATGCTGAGCCAGAGTCATACACCCCTTGGAGTTTAGGATCCATAACATTGTTAATATCTCCTCTAGTAAGCATAAACTTCACCCATTCGGATATGTGAGGCTTTTGGCGTGTTTGATCGATCACAGGTTTGTTTGTTATGATTTCTAATAGTACAACGCCAAAACTGTAGACATCACTCTTCTCAGACAACCTATTTGTTTGGTAATATCtgcaaaataaaagaaaacaattaaaacTCCTCAATTATAATTTTGTGAAAAGCCAATACTTACTCATGATCAAGATATCCAGGTGTGCCAGCTACAAGAGTAGACACTTGAGTTTCACCTCCAACTGGGAAAGATCTAGAAAGTCCAAAGTCTGCAAGCTTTGCTTGGAACTGATCATCTAGTAGTATGTTGGAACTTTTTACATCTCTATGAACTATTAACGGTTTGCAGCCAATATGTAAGTACTCCAACCCTGTCTCAAGAATTCATTAGTgttaattaatcaaaatattttagaaaaaaaatgagaatggTGATTTCTAAATCTCTTAAGGAGTGATAAACAAACCTAGTGCTGCATCAATAGCTATGTTTAGTCTATCTACCCAGCTCATAGTGGAGCTACCTGTATGTAATAACAAATCTAGTAATGAATGTCAAATAATCTTAGGATGTTACCAGGCTACCAGCACAAAATATAAATGTGTTACCTGACaaattttgtttcaaatcaCCATTGGCCATGTATTGATAGATTAGAGCCAAATGGTCTTTTTCGTCGCAATACCCAACAAGGCTTACTAGATTTGTGTGGTAAACCCTTAGAAGAAGTTCTACCTATCCAAACATGAACATATGTACCTTACTTGACCTTACAAAAATGGATTATAGTGTGctcttttcaaaaagaaaaactaataatGGTGCCAAAAAACCTCTGTTTTGAACTCTTTGTATCCTTGTGCTGATGATGGAGAGAGTAGCTTAACCGCTACTTCTTCGTTACCATTTATATAACCATGATATACCATCCCAAATCCACCTTTACCAAGAACTCTTTCCATATTATTTGTCATTGCAAGAACTTCGGTGTATGTATATCTTCTCTTTTTGGTTTCTATTGATGGTTGGCTTGGTGAAAAACCTATAATAATAAGCTAACAATTAGAAACAATGATCACATTCTCATAATACTGATGGGTATGGTTTGATGACTTTGTTCCATATACCTTTTCCTATTGATGGGCCTCTTTTCatacaaacaaaaagaagacTGATCACTGATATTATAACACCCAAAGAAGCGAGTGATGCTATTACTGGTAACAtggttctcttcttctttttgttgcaTGAACTGGAAGAACAAAGGTTTGGATTTCCTTGAATGCTATTGTTGTAAACAGACTAATTAAGTGTTAATGAAGAAATTATACAAATTAAGACATGTGTTTTATATAAACATCAAGAATTGGTGACAAGAAAATCTTACTTCAACGTCAAACCTTTTTTCACTTTGTCAAGAAGAGCTTGTGGGACTGAACCACTAAGATTGTTCCCACTTAAGTTTCTGTAGCAGAAGATTGACCCAAACAAATGCTATAAACATCAATAGATATGGACATTGTATTGGCACATGTGTTCATATTGTTGACAGAGTAACTTACATGACTAACAATGATTTCATTTTGGCTAGGAACTCAGGTACTCCTCCAGTCAAATTATTATTTGACAAGTCCCTATCATTAGAAAAAAATGAGTCAACAAAGTGTTGTTATTAACGAAGAAAAAACAAGAGTATTCATGTAGAAACTACGTACATACTTACAATTTTTGAAGCTGGGTAAGATTTTGGATCTCAGGAACTATGATTCCAGTGATTTCACTTGAGGACAAGTCTCTAGTATTAGATCATAAACATATTAGAAGTGTAAGATTGTAAGAAACACATGCAGAGCATAACAAGGATAATGTCTTATGAATGATCATCACACGTACAAGGAAAGAATTCTTGGTGGTGTAGAAATATTAGTGTATTCGCAGGTAAGACCATCCCACAAGAATTGTTGAGGAACACATGGATCTCCTTGCCAACTAATTCTACTCAACCCATAGCTTGTTTCTATACTCTTGATAGCAACAACTAACAGAACAGTGAAGATAAACTACTTAATAAGTATATACGAAAGCATATATATACTCACAAATTTCACATACCGTCATCTGTATTAGTTTCTGACTGTGGAAACTCAACTACTACGAAAGCCTCAATAGCATTAAGGAGTGGAGGAAGAGTTGAGTTTAGAGTTCTTATAAGTTGCAAATGACATGCCCCGCCGTCGCATTTAACTGGTGATGTGTTGGATAAAGTATTTACTAGCAACTCCTCGGGACTAACAGGTCCATAACTAACATTTGGACCTGCGGTAATGTTAAATTCCCTGGTATCATCGTCCCTTAAGGATTGGATCTCAGCACCGTGCAGGTATGCATAAAACAAGTCGCTAGGTGTTTCCACGTTCCAAGAAATGGTCAATGGTAAACTCACATTTGCTGGCGTGGCTGCCGTAACCAATACATCTTCTGGTATGTCATAATCGTCATCAGAGGTATTGACTGAGAGACTTGTTCTTAGTAGTTTCCATTCCGACATGAAAAATGGAGACCAAAGACGATCATGGACATCTAGTGGGTACCTAAAGAGAGATCATATTAGGCGTACGTTAAGTGTATAGTAAACAAACgctaattaataagaaaatcatCTTAACAAAGCAAAACATAATCGAGTCAAATACCCGTTTTAGAGTTTGTATAATGACTAAATATCCATAACTTTTTAGACCCATATTTATACAGATTCAAAATTagatattctttttttattaacaaatgTGACTTTTTACAGATGCATTGAGATATAAGTTACTAATATCAACGAACATGTTAGGTAGGCAAGTTAATTTGACTTACCGGACGATGTCTCTAGAGTCGGTCAAATAGACTCGGAACCGATTCTTCAGAGAACCAGATTGAGGAATGTAAATATCATTACTCAATGGTCGTAGCTCTAAAGCTGATATCACCGGCGTTGTGGTTCCTGTCTTAACAAGGCAGACTTGTAATGAAGTTGACCTCAATATGTGAATGAGTTCCTCTCTTGTACCGTTGACTTTTCTTTGCAAATCGACCGTGGTCCAAATATTCGGACCAAGATAAAGGTCAAACTTTGGTGGTGTATCAAGATTATCATAGTTTCCATAAGTAAACATAGCTACGATCAAATAGTTTGTGTCTTGTACGACGCTAAGAGTATAGCAGTTCCGTACTCCATCGGGAAAGTATCTCAACACCGTGTATGGCTTTATATACTCTAGTCCCGGAACATTTTGAATCCTACCGCTTTTTCCAGTTTTGATGAAATCAGCGTCTGATGTGAATATTAACTTTGTTGTTGGTTCTGTATATGGAGACTCGTTGGCTTGTAATCCGCAATCTAAGTTGATGAATCCTGGTCAGAACAAGATGTTAAGCTCGCAAACACCAAATGAATGTCTAGAATGTTAAGCTTGCAAACACCAAATGAATGTCTAGAAAGACCTGAAACAAAAAGGTGTATACCTTTTTGATCTTGTGCTTGAACAAAACTGGAAATGCCAAAAGACAGTACTAAGAATGACAACAAAAGTCTACgaagatttttcattttttttttctttcaaaggAAAACAATCATCGATTACCAAAACACTAACATAATTGTATACAAAATGGGTACTTGCATATATAATATGCCAAATCAAACATTTGGATATATAGAAAATGGATGAATAATTGAGTAACTAGGTGATGACCCGTGCCCTGCGCGGGGTGAATGGTCTCTGCGCGGGGTAAATGGTCTAAAAGAGATTATACATTTTAACCTATAGTTATTGAAAAGGTAAAACAAAAAGTGGCATATTATACTTGGTATAGATTAGCAGAAGTAACGTTTGATATAATGATTAATTCAAAGAAAACCAATTTGGGATTGGAAGTTAATTTACTCGATGTTTCAGTTAAAAAACAAGTTTACTGGAGTGTCCGGATAACGATAATCTTATTATGGTCGAGAAACAGTAATTGTCCTATTATCAAAGTTGTATcgttatattttagtaaaattatactGATTCCGGagtacataaaatttataaaagaatAGAAATAAATTGAAGTAAATAATATTAGGTcggaaaaaaaagtaaataatatgaGTTTACAAATTTAGTGGGGTGATTAGGACTCGAATTTGTAAAAGAGGCCTATTATTGAACTTTAATATTGATTGTGACTCAAAATACATATGAGTCTcttttaatttatcttttatttaaaaaggtatttttactaaaaaatcTCGAGGGGACACGAGATAAGGGGCTACGGTTAAGCCTCTCCGCCCGATCTATCTTCTCATCACCTGAGAAATAAACATATTTCATTAACTAAGCTCAATCCCAATATATAAGAAGATTAAAAGCTGAATCGAGTAACTCAAGTCTCAGGAAATTTGAACCGATGAATTGTAGATCGACAAAGGCCCTATCAACAAACCTCCTGAATATTTGTTAATTTCTAGATGCATCGAGGACACAGTAAGCTTTCAATATAATCAC is part of the Brassica rapa cultivar Chiifu-401-42 chromosome A09, CAAS_Brap_v3.01, whole genome shotgun sequence genome and harbors:
- the LOC103843445 gene encoding probable LRR receptor-like serine/threonine-protein kinase At1g07560, giving the protein MKNLRRLLLSFLVLSFGISSFVQAQDQKGFINLDCGLQANESPYTEPTTKLIFTSDADFIKTGKSGRIQNVPGLEYIKPYTVLRYFPDGVRNCYTLSVVQDTNYLIVAMFTYGNYDNLDTPPKFDLYLGPNIWTTVDLQRKVNGTREELIHILRSTSLQVCLVKTGTTTPVISALELRPLSNDIYIPQSGSLKNRFRVYLTDSRDIVRYPLDVHDRLWSPFFMSEWKLLRTSLSVNTSDDDYDIPEDVLVTAATPANVSLPLTISWNVETPSDLFYAYLHGAEIQSLRDDDTREFNITAGPNVSYGPVSPEELLVNTLSNTSPVKCDGGACHLQLIRTLNSTLPPLLNAIEAFVVVEFPQSETNTDDVVAIKSIETSYGLSRISWQGDPCVPQQFLWDGLTCEYTNISTPPRILSLDLSSSEITGIIVPEIQNLTQLQKLDLSNNNLTGGVPEFLAKMKSLLVINLSGNNLSGSVPQALLDKVKKGLTLNIQGNPNLCSSSSCNKKKKRTMLPVIASLASLGVIISVISLLFVCMKRGPSIGKGFSPSQPSIETKKRRYTYTEVLAMTNNMERVLGKGGFGMVYHGYINGNEEVAVKLLSPSSAQGYKEFKTEVELLLRVYHTNLVSLVGYCDEKDHLALIYQYMANGDLKQNLSGSSTMSWVDRLNIAIDAALGLEYLHIGCKPLIVHRDVKSSNILLDDQFQAKLADFGLSRSFPVGGETQVSTLVAGTPGYLDHEYYQTNRLSEKSDVYSFGVVLLEIITNKPVIDQTRQKPHISEWVKFMLTRGDINNVMDPKLQGVYDSGSAWKALELAMTCVFPSSLERPNMSHVVHELKECLVSENKRTRDINATSSLDINLSFGSDVNPKAR